In Papaver somniferum cultivar HN1 unplaced genomic scaffold, ASM357369v1 unplaced-scaffold_80, whole genome shotgun sequence, the following proteins share a genomic window:
- the LOC113344840 gene encoding telomere repeat-binding protein 5-like, producing the protein MVLQKRLDYGFNGYQVPVIPRASRSARGRSSVFQKKVDDNSMCAFDLLATVAGKLLQEKESSSDSTNASAVNCDGVVLNENVKQEQQEDELKVVKVESHEQGSSDETTVAAQVESQVYQYNAFPVVHNKVGVGVSSNVDIANYGGRVVCTETANVNNMNELVKVVKMETDSPGYGESCESDVANRIGRQLEAKSLDIGKLVNGTARDISITDDLMELDDKPPALISSDSSIEVPPCSDNHIPRGSFLGMRDDVKVVSRDDDENSSGCTQPSSKDTRYFRQAPRIGDRRIRKLLAYKYWKVAPKLKDAERSRADMKFILQNRRNGFTRQRSQRNTSFKRRKVFGQRTGLTYGRGMNNEIISKSLEKVVDGDTSGAGAASRASSSVSGQKTSSHSRDSHVKLCIKSFRVPELFIEIPETATVGSLKRSVMEAVNAILGGGLHVGVVVKGNKVRDDTKTLLQTGISHDEELDNLGFTLEPNPAIGQPSMHPDHPARLMPAESPQPLTRYPSTPPSDADIYGASLYRRMTGTGNFMDSDHDSVPSLSDTSAGRITEDSRALVAVPPLSMDPLAMFPLHRKSRRCELAQRRIRRPFSVNEVEALVLAVEKLGTGRWRDVKIRAFDNAKHRTYVDLKDKWKTLVHTARISPQQRRGEPVPQDLLDRVLAAHAYWTQQQAKQQVRQQNETCLLL; encoded by the exons ATGGTGTTGCAGAAGAGGTTGGATTACGGATTCAATGGCTACCAGGTCCCAGTTATACCTCGTGCATCGAGATCAGCTAGG GGGAGGAGCAGTGTATTCCAAAAGAAAGTTGATGACAATTCAATGTGTGCATTTGATTTGCTTGCTACGGTGGCTGGGAAGTTATTACAAGAGAAGGAAAGCTCTTCTGACTCCACTAACGCGTCTGCTGTGAACTGTGACGGTGTCGTTTTAAATGAAAATGTcaaacaagaacaacaagaggATGAACTCAAAGTTGTTAAAGTGGAATCCCATGAGCAGGGTAGCTCGGATGAGACTACTGTAGCTGCTCAAGTTGAGTCGCAGGTGTACCAATATAATGCGTTCCCAGTTGTTCATAATAAAGTTGGTGTTGGAGTGTCTTCAAATGTCGATATTGCTAATTATGGGGGGAGAGTTGTTTGTACAGAGACAGCTAATGTGAATAACATGAATGAACTTGTAAAAGTTGTGAAGATGGAGACTGATTCTCCTGGATACGGAGAATCCTGTGAAAGTGATGTAGCTAATAGGATAGGGAGACAGCTAGAAGCAAAGTCTCTAGATATTGGTAAACTAGTTAACGGAACTGCCCGAGACATCAGCATTACAGATGATCTAATGGAATTAGATGACAAACCTCCTGCATTGATTAGTTCTGACAGTAGCATTGAGGTGCCGCCGTGCAGTGACAACCACATTCCTCGCGGTTCTTTCCTCGGTATGCGGGATGATGTAAAAGTAGTTAGTAGAGATGATGACGAAAATTCTTCTGGGTGCACGCAGCCCAGCTCCAAAGATACAAGGTACTTCAGGCAAGCACCACGTATCGGAGATCGTAGGATAAGGAAGCTTTTGGCGTACAAATACTGGAAAGTAGCACCAAAGTTGAAGGATGCGGAGCGTTCTAGAGCTG ATATGAAGTTCATTCTCCAAAACAGGAGAAATGGCTTCACCCGCCAAAGGTCACAGAGGAACACTTCTTTCAAGAGGAGAAAGGTGTTTGGTCAAAGAACAGGATTGACATATGGAAGAGGGATGAATAATGAGATTATATCCAAGTCACTGGAGAAAGTTGTTGATGGAGACACTAGTGGTGCAGGTGCAGCCAGCCGAGCATCATCTTCAGTTTCTGGTCAAAAAACATCCTCCCATTCCAGGGATTCTCATG TGAAGCTTTGTATCAAGTCCTTCAGGGTCCCAGAACTCTTTATCGAGATTCCTGAAACTGCAACTGTTGGTTCGTTGAAG AGGTCGGTAATGGAAGCTGTGAATGCGATATTAGGAGGAGGATTACATGTTGGTGTAGTTGTTAAGGGGAACAAGGTTCGGGATGATACCAAAACTCTATTACAGACAGGAATATCCCACGATGAGGAGCTGGATAATTTGGGTTTTACACTGGAGCCCAACCCTGCAATTGGTCAGCCATCTATGCACCCTGATCATCCTGCACGATTGATGCCTGCTGAGTCACCTCAGCCACTAACTAG GTATCCGAGCACTCCTCCCTCGGATGCAGATATATACGGTGCCTCACTGTATCGTCGTATGACTGGTACTGGAAATTTCATGGACAGTGATCACGACTCGGTTCCGTCTCTTAGTGACACTTCAGCTGGCAGAATTACTGAAGATTCCAGAGCTCTGGTTGCTGTGCCACCCTTGAGTATGGATCCACTGGCAATGTTCCCATTACACAGGAAATCTAGAAGGTGTGAACTTGCTCAGCGCCGTATCAGAAGACCTTTCTCTGTCAATGAAGTAGAAGCACTTGTGCTAGCAGTTGAGAAGCTTGGCACTGGAAG gtggCGTGATGTTAAGATACGTGCTTTTGATAATGCAAAACATCGGACTTACGTTGACCTTAAG GAT
- the LOC113345082 gene encoding oxysterol-binding protein-related protein 3C-like gives MASTKVQKKSSSRLLSSLSFGGFVKTHKPANSNGGIEDIAVALSEGLSFKQLDQVGKPPINGGQSKLSKQLEEKERTWNMLTSLSAIPISYFEPVTQLQKIAEVMGCCHLLDKADESEDPYMRLVYASSWATSFLYTSQRTLKPFDPILGETFELVNHHGISYIAEQVSDSPPLGASHAENDHFTYDSTSRLKTKFFANSIDVCPLERTRITLKRDGVVLDLVPPPSKANNIVVGKTWIDFTGHLTMTNVTTGDKVVLNFKPSRWFSTGRPSEVDGYVYNAAKEPQIHMTGKWNSSMSYQPCDIKGEPLAGTELKEVWSVGDTPKTETLPYTYFGDKINSFETAPEKLLSSDSRLRPDRYAYETGDLSKAGSEKSRLEERQKAEKKRRKASGVKYSPKWFDRTEEVVATQWGDLEVYQFNGKYNERRELLNSSNCGASNVRETEFHPWQ, from the exons ATGGCATCCACAAAGGTTCAGAAAAAATCTAGTTCTAGATTGCTATCCTCTTTAAGCTTTGGTGGTTTTGTGAAAACCCACAAACCAGCTAACAG TAATGGAGGAATAGAGGATATAGCAGTTGCACTTAGTGAAGGACTATCTTTTAAGCAGCTGGATCAGGTGGGAAAGCCACCCATCAATGGAGGGCAATCAAAGCTATCTAAGCAGCTGGAG GAGAAAGAGCGTACTTGGAATATGCTTACATCACTGTCTGCAATCCCAATTTCTTATTTCGAACCAGTCACCCAACTCCAGAAGATTGCCGAGGTAATGGGGTGCTGTCACTTGTTGGATAAGGCTGATGAGAGTGAGGATCCTTACATGCGGTTAGTGTATGCCT CATCATGGGCAACAAGCTTCTTATATACGTCACAGAGGACGTTGAAGCCGTTCGATCCAATTCTCGGAGAGACTTTTGAATTGGTCAATCACCATGGAATTTCATACATTGCTGAGCAG GTTAGTGATAGTCCACCATTGGGTGCTTCACATGCCGAGAATGACCACTTCACTTATGATTCCACGTCCCGATTAAAGACCAAATTTTTTGCAAATTCAATTGATGTATGTCCTCTTGAAAG AACCCGTATTACCCTCAAAAGAGACGGTGTAGTGTTAGACTTGGTTCCCCCTCCCTCAAAAGCGAACAACATTGTTGTCGGAAAAACCTGGATTGATTTTACCGGGCACTTGACCATGACAAACGTGACTACCGGAGACAAAGTTGTGCTAAATTTCAAACCGTCCCGCTGGTTCAG TACGGGACGTCCCTCTGAAGTGGATGGATATGTTTACAATGCTGCAAAGGAGCCTCAAATACATATGACCGGGAAATGGAACAGTTCAATGAGTTACCAACCATGTGATATCAAAGGAGAGCCACTTGCAGGAACTGAGTTAAAAGAG GTCTGGAGCGTTGGTGACACTCCTAAAACCGAAACACTTCCTTACACATACTTTGGTGATAAGATAAACAGCTTCGAAACTGCACCCGAGAAGTTGTTGTCGTCAGACTCCCGTTTACGTCCTGACAGATATGCATATGAGACCGGTGACCTATCTAAAGCTGGTAGCGAAAAGAGCAGGTTGGAAGAGCGACAAAAGGCTGAAAAGAAAAGGCGAAAAGCTAGCGGCGTTAAATATAGTCCAAAATGGTTCGATCGAACTGAAGAAGTAGTGGCTACACAATGGGGTGATTTGGAGGTTTATCAGTTCAATGGTAAGTACAACGAACGTCGAGAATTATTGAATAGCAGCAACTGTGGCGCTAGCAATGTTCGAGAAACTGAGTTTCATCCATGGCAATGA
- the LOC113345035 gene encoding uncharacterized protein LOC113345035, whose protein sequence is MKGSQKELLISDQIMSTPRNSASSSSSTRGLQKLMVWLILFISLTYLVYTLKLVSSSSSNSSCIEQIPTLNHIHHLLNSSSSSISSTDNEDDDDDGVGITTTISIQNQNQNQTSSSSNSLIERVEAKTGLKHIVFGIAASSKLWEMRKNYIKLWWKSNEMRGIVWLDKPVKLRGDQRGIPQVKISGDTSRFPYTNRQGHRSAIRISRIVSETLRLGMTNVRWFVMGDDDTFFVAENLVRVLSKYDHNQYYYIGSLSESHLQNIYFSYGMAYGGGGFAISYPLAVALDKIQDRCIHRYPGLYGSDDRMQACMSELGVPLTKELGFHQYDVYGNLFGLLAAHPVTPLVTLHHLDVVEPIFPNVTRVQALQRLMVPMKLDSAGLMQQSICYDKKNRWTVSVSWGYAVQIFRGVFSPREMEMPSRTFLNWYKRADYTAYAFNTRPVARNPCQKPFVFFMANARFDSTLNQTVTEYVKHRTPHPTCKWKMTSPDDIETVLVYKRPDPHLWDKSPRRNCCRILPTNKKGRMVIEVGVCAEGEISKV, encoded by the exons atgaAAGGGTCTCAAAAAGAGCTTCTAATTTCTGATCAAATCATGAGTACACCAAGAAattctgcttcatcttcttcttcaactagagGTCTGCAAAAGTTAATGGTTTGGTTAATCCTCTTCATTTCATTAACTTATTTAGTTTATAcattgaaattggtttcatcatcttcttctaattcttcttgTATTGAACAAATTCCTACATTGAATCACATTCaccatcttcttaattcttcttcaTCCTCCATTAGTAGTACTGAtaatgaggatgatgatgatgatggtgttggcATTACAACAACAATTTCTatccaaaatcaaaatcagaatcaGACTAGTAGTTCTTCTAATTCTTTGATTGAAAGGGTTGAAGCCAAAACAGGGTTAAAGCACATTGTATTTGGGATAGCAGCATCTTCAAAGCTCTGGGAAATGAGaaaaaactacatcaagttaTGGTGGAAGTCTAATGAAATGAGAGGGATTGTCTGGTTAGATAAACCGGTGAAACTAAGAGGAGATCAAAGAGGAATTCCACAAGTGAAAATCTCAGGTGACACATCAAGGTTTCCTTATACTAACCGGCAAGGTCACCGGTCTGCGATTCGTATATCAAGGATTGTATCGGAGACATTGAGACTTGGTATGACAAATGTGAGATGGTTTGTAATGGGAGATGATGATACATTCTTTGTTGCGGAGAATTTAGTGAGGGTTTTATCAAAATATGATCATAATCAGTATTATTACATTGGGAGCTTATCTGAAAGTCATTTGCAGAACATTTATTTCTCTTATGGTATGGCTTATGGTGGTGGTGGATTTGCTATTAGTTATCCATTGGCTGTTGCACTTGATAAGATTCAAGACCGGTGCATTCATCGGTACCCGGGGCTTTACGGTTCCGATGACCGGATGCAAGCTTGCATGTCTGAGCTAGGTGTTCCTCTTACTAAAGAACTTGGCTTCCATCAG TACGATGTGTATGGTAACTTGTTTGGGTTACTAGCGGCACATCCGGTGACACCTTTGGTAACATTACATCATTTAGatgtagttgaaccaatatttccaAATGTGACGCGTGTACAAGCGTTACAAAGGCTCATGGTACCGATGAAACTTGACTCGGCTGGATTAATGCAGCAATCAATTTGTTATGACAAAAAGAATAGGTGGACTGTGTCTGTTTCTTGGGGTTATGCAGTTCAGATTTTTAGAGGTGTTTTCTCACCACGTGAGATGGAAATGCCTTCGAGAACTTTTTTGAATTGGTATAAAAGAGCAGATTATACTGCTTATGCTTTCAATACAAGACCAGTTGCTCGAAATCCATGTCAGAAACCATTTGTGTTTTTCATGGCTAATGCTAGATTTGATTCTACGTTGAATCAAACGGTGACCGAGTATGTGAAGCACCGAACTCCACACCCAACGTGCAAGTGGAAAATGACGAGTCCAGATGACATAGAGACCGTTTTGGTTTACAAGAGACCCGACCCTCATCTTTGGGACAAG AGTCCTAGAAGAAACTGTTGCCGTATTTTACCTACAAACAAGAAAGGAAGAATGGTAATTGAGGTTGGTGTATGTGCTGAAGGCGAAATCAGCAAAGTATAG